The Hymenobacter chitinivorans DSM 11115 genome segment CACCAGCTGATTGCGGCCAAACTGAACGTGGCCGTCGACCACGACCCCTCTATTGCCACTGCCATTGCCCAGGCCGATGCCCTGATTGGCAATCTTAGCCTGTTTGGCGGCACGCTCACCACGGCCCAGACCAGTGCCCTGGTTGCCACCCTGGATGCCTACAACAACTCCAACCACTGCGACTAATACTTCCAGCGTGGGGCGGCCCCGTCGCCACTTACTGCTACAAAAGCCGGACGTCTCGTCCGGCTTTTTGCGTTTTCGGGCCACCGCGGGCCGGGCCGCGGCAATAGTTCGAAATCGCACGGGCCGGCTTCCATTATCGAACACCGTGTCCGGTTTTGGACAATATTTTCCAAAGTCTATTTTCTCGAATGTTGTTTTGGTTTTTGATAATCAGTGATTTATAAAGTTGGCACGGGCGTTGGCTACTACTAGTACAACCAGCCGCCTTGCCGCGCAAAAACGGACACGGACAGCTGGGAGCTCCTCCTGAACCTTCTTCCGACTCTTAACTACCCTCCACTATGAATTCCACGACGGCGCCCCACAATCTGTTCGATTCCCCCGAAGCCCGCGTGGCCTCGGCTCCGGCCCAGGCCATGCTCAAGCTCACCGACATCGAAAAGGTGTACCAGACCAAGACCATCGAAACGGTGGCCTTGAACCGGGTAAACCTGACCATTAACAAAGGCGAGTTTGTGTCGATTATGGGCCCCTCAGGCTGCGGCAAGTCGACGTTGCTCAGCATCATGGGTCTGCTCGACGAGCCCTCGGGGGGCCAAGTGGAAATTGCGGGCCGCCCGGTGACGTCCTACTCCGACAAGGAGCTGGCCCACCTGCGCAATCAGAAAATCGGGTTCGTGTTCCAGAGCTACCACCTCATCAACGACCTCTCGGTGCTCGACAACGTGGAGCTGCCCCTGCTCTACCGCAGCAGCGTGAGCGGCAAGGAGCGCCGGCAGCGCGCCCACGCCGCCCTCGACAAAGTAGGCCTCAGTGCCCGCACCAACCACTTTCCGAGCCAGCTTTCGGGTGGGCAGCGGCAGCGCGTGGCTATTGCCCGGGCCCTGGCCGGCAACCCCGAGCTGATCCTGGCCGACGAACCCACCGGTAACCTCGACTCGGTGATGGGCGAGGAAATCATGGACCTGCTGCTGGGCCTCAACCGCCACGACGGGGTGACCATCGTGATGGTAACCCACGACGAGCAGCAGGCCCTGAAAACCGAGCGGGTTATCCGCTTCTTCGACGGCAGCCAGGTCAGCTAATTCCGATTCGCGCCTTTCACCCTTTTCCTCCGCTTTTCCTGCTGCATCATGGCTACGCTGCTTTCTTCCCTGGCCCAGCTTTCCGAAACCGACCTGCTGGCCGAGTGCCGCCGCGGTAATCCCCGGGCCCAGAAGGTGCTTTACGACCGGCTGGCGCCCGGCATGCTGGCCGTGTGCCTGCGCTACCTGCGCCACCAGGAAGAAGCCGAAGAGGCGCTGGTGCTGGGGTTTGTGCGGGTGTTCCGGGCTCTGGAGCAGTACCGTCACGAGGGCAGCTTCCGGGGCTGGGTGCGGCGCATTTTGATCAACGAGGCCCTGGGCCAGCTGCGCCGCCGCCAGCCCCTGCACCTCGACATCGACGACTGTCACGACGCGGTGGCCAGCATCCGGGCCACGGCCGAAAGCAACCTGGACACGGCCGACCTGCTGCGCCTGATTCAGGACCTGCCCGCCGGCTACCGCACCGTGTTCAACCTCTACGCCGTGGAGGGCTACAACCACCCCGAAATTGCCGCGCTGCTGGGCATCTCGGAGGGTACTTCCAAGTCGCAGCTCAGCAAAGCCCGCGCCCTGCTCCAGCGCCGCCTGGCCTCGCTTCATTCCTCCTCTTCTTTTCAGCCCCAGTCTTATGCTGCTTAGCTACCTCAAAATCGCCTGGAAGGTGCTGTTGCGCCGCAAGTTCTTCACCTTCATCAGCCTCTTCGGCATCAGCTTCACGCTGATGGTGCTGCTGGTGGTGGTGGCCATGTTCGACCACACCGTGGGGGCCCACG includes the following:
- a CDS encoding ABC transporter ATP-binding protein encodes the protein MLKLTDIEKVYQTKTIETVALNRVNLTINKGEFVSIMGPSGCGKSTLLSIMGLLDEPSGGQVEIAGRPVTSYSDKELAHLRNQKIGFVFQSYHLINDLSVLDNVELPLLYRSSVSGKERRQRAHAALDKVGLSARTNHFPSQLSGGQRQRVAIARALAGNPELILADEPTGNLDSVMGEEIMDLLLGLNRHDGVTIVMVTHDEQQALKTERVIRFFDGSQVS
- a CDS encoding RNA polymerase sigma factor; the protein is MATLLSSLAQLSETDLLAECRRGNPRAQKVLYDRLAPGMLAVCLRYLRHQEEAEEALVLGFVRVFRALEQYRHEGSFRGWVRRILINEALGQLRRRQPLHLDIDDCHDAVASIRATAESNLDTADLLRLIQDLPAGYRTVFNLYAVEGYNHPEIAALLGISEGTSKSQLSKARALLQRRLASLHSSSSFQPQSYAA